In the Desulfofalx alkaliphila DSM 12257 genome, CGTTCTCTGGAAAGCCCGCCGGGCCCCAGGGCCGACAAACGTCGTTTGTGAGTCAGTTCCGCCAAGGGGTTTGTTTGATCCATAAACTGCGACAACTGACTGGAGCCAAAAAACTCCTTAATAGAGGCAACCACCGGGCGGATATTAATCAAGACCTGGGGTGTTATTACATCAACATCCTGAATGGTCATGCGCTCCCTGACCACACGCTCCATTCTGGATAAACCAATCCGAAATTGGTTTTGCAACAGTTCACCCACCGAACGCAATCTTCTGTTGCCCAGGTGGTCAATGTCGTCTCCTCTTCCCTGTCCGTGCATTAAACTAAGCAGATAGCGTACAGTGGCTATGATGTCCTCTGGGGTCAGCTCGCGAATAAACTCCCTTTTCGCCGGAACCTCTTTGTTTAGGTAGCGATCAAACTCCAAGGCGCCACTTTCTTCATTCTTATATCGATATAACACACCGTGTTTTAATTTCTTGTGCAGCTTATAGCGTCCAACATTGGCCAGGTCATATCTTCTGGGATCAAAGAAAAGCGTATTAAGTAATGAACGAGCACTTTCAACAGTGGGAGGTTCACCTGGTCTTAGGCGTTTGTATATTTCCACCAAGGCATCTTCCTCTGAGTCAGTGTTATCTCTACTCAAAGTCTCGTTTATATGGGTATCATTTTCAAATAAGTCTAGAATTTGCTGGTTAGAACTATACCCCAACGCCCTAATTAGCACAGTGGCAGGTATTTTACGAGTGCGGTCTATACGCACAAATAAATGGTCATTAACATCGGACTCAAACTCCAGCCAAGCACCCCGGTTTGGAATTATTGTAGCACCATATACTTTTTTCCCACTGGGATCCAAACTCTCCGTAAAATATACTCCGGGGGAGCGCACCAATTGGCTAACAATAACCCGCTCAGCACCGTTGATGATAAATGTACCCTTGTCGGTCATCAAGGGAAAATCACCCATAAAGACCTCTTGTTCCTTTACTTCACCGGTATCCTTATTAATCAGCCTAACTTTAACACGCAAAGGTGCCGCATAAGTAACATCGCGCTCTTTACATTCTTCCACCGAATACTTTGGTTCACCTAGGGTGTAATCCAAAAATTCCAACACCAAGTTTCCGGTAAAATCCTGAATGGGAGATATGTCTTGGAACACCTCTCGCAATCCTTCTTTAAGAAACCAGTTGTAGGAATTTCTTTGGATCTCAATTAGGTTGGGCAGTTGTAAAACTTCCTTCAGTTTGCCGTAATTCCACCTTGCCCTGATGCCAACCTTTTCCGGAAAGACCATCTACTGCATCACACCCCTTATAAATTTAAAAACACGCAAAAGCAAGGTTACGGTTGTAAACCTTAGACCTCGCTTTTAAACATCCTTATCCACTATAATGTAACCACATTTTGCCCAACACATTCATTAATTGTTAATGTTAGATAATTAATCTTAACAAACCATAGAATGACATTTTTAAATGCTAGCATAAATAGCAATAATTGTCAAGGGCTTTTTTGTTGAGCTGCCGATAATTTAACAAATTATGTAATAATTTTGGCAACTTTCATTTGCTGCGGCCAATACTGCGGCCGGGCCAGTGCTATTTTGTACTAATTTTATTCTTACTAAAAAGTGCCTGTTTAACCAGGCACTTTTTAGTTTTACTTTATGTTATTTACTATTTGATTTCAACACTGGCACCGGCTTCGGTGAGCTTAGCTTTAATTGCTTCAGCTTCTTCCTTGCTTACTTTTTCCTTAACCGGTTTCGGAGCACTGTCTACCAATCCTTTGGCTTCTTTTAAGCCTAAGCCGGTAATTTCACGAACTACTTTAATAACATTGATCTTCTTGTCGCCGGCAGAAGTTAGAACAACATCAAACTCAGTTTGCTCATCTTCTGCAGCAGCGGCGGCACCGCCAGCAACAGGAGCAGCGGCTACGGCAGCCACCGGAGCAGCAGCGCTCACACCAAATTCTTCTTCAAAAGCCTTTACTAATTCAGCCAATTCTAATACGGTTAATCCTTTAACCGCTTCTAAGATCTCGTTAACTTTAGACATTTTCCAGTTACCTCCTTGGTATATATCATGTTTTAAGTAGTAATGGTTTTCTATGATGCAGTTTCTTCTTTTTGCTTACGAATAGCTTCAAGCACATAAACCAGGTTCCTGAGATTTGCTGACAATACGCCAGCAAAACCGTACATGGGTGCCTGCATTCCTCCCAGCACCTTTGCCAGCAGCACTTCGCGGGAGGGAAGATCTGCCAGCGCCTTTATTTCCTCCGTACTTACAACCTTTCCTTCCAATACTCCAACCTTAATTTCGAGACCCTTCTTAACTTCCTTTGAAAAATCATTTAGTATTTTCGCCGCAGCCACCGGGTCTTCGTTGCCAAATGTCAGTATGGTAGGTCCCTGTAGATAGGGGTCTAGTCCATCTATCCCCAGTTCATTGGCTGCTATCTTGGTCAGAGTATTTTTTGCTACTTTCATTTCACAGCCGGCCTTACGCATTTTTTCACGCAGGGCGGTGATTTTATCAACGGTAATACCTCTGTAATTTGATAGGATAACCACTTGAGCATTTTGCATTTTTCCCTTCACTTCTGCAACCATTTGCTCTTTTTGTTGTCTGGTAGGCATCGTAACACCCCCCTTCAAAGGGTTTTAGTAACAAAAAAGGGTCCTCCCTGAGACGCACAGGAGGACCCGCAATAAACTTGCAGGTATACTCTCCGGCCTCAGGTTGGCGACTGAAATCTTTAAGTTATAAAAACACCAACAGTCTACAGCAGGAACAGCATATAAAATTTTCGTGTGAGTACTGGCTAAAAATTAGCCTAACACCCTTTGGGGATTAACCTTAACTCCAGGACCCATTGTACTGGATAAAGTAATGCTTTTTAAATAAGTGCCTTTTGCAGCTGCAGGTCTTGCCTTTACTAAAACATCAATTAAAGTTTTAAGGTTGTCTTCTAACTTATCAACATCAAATGATACCTTGCCAATGGGAGCATGGATGATACCTATTTTATCGGTACGGTAGTTAATTTTACCGGCCTTGGCCTCATTAACTGCACGCTCCACTTCCATGGTCACTGTGCCGGTCTTGGGGTTTGGCATCAAACCGCGGGGACCCAGCACACGTCCCAATCTCCCTACTAGCCCCATCATATCCGGTGTGGCCACAGCCACGTCGAAGCCTAACCAACCGCCTTGGATTTTTTCAATCAGGTCTTCGGCACCTACAAAGTCAGCACCGGCAGCCTCTGCCTCTTTGGCCTTTTCACCTTTGGCAAAAACAAGCACTGTTTTGCTTTTGCCAATTCCATGGGGCAGTACCACTGCACCCCGGATTTGCTGATCAGCGTGACGGGGGTCAACACCCAGACGCACAGCAACTTCGACGGTTTCATCAAACTTTGCAGTGGCAGTTTCTTTTACCAATTCAATGGCTTCTGCGGCACTGTACAACTTAGTGCGATCAATTTTCTTTGACGCGTCTTGATACTTTTTACCATGTTTTGGCATTTTTATTCCTCCTATGTGGTATAACGGACTAATCCTCCCACAGGATAATCATTATTAACCTTCTACTATTTCAATGCCCATACTGCGGGCAGTACCCTCTACCATGCGCATTGCCGCTTCAATATCGGCAGCATTTAAGTCAGGCATTTTAATCTCAGCAATTTCCTTGACCTTTGACCGGGGCACCTTTGCCACCTTGACGCGGTTGGGCTCCCCTGAGGCTGTTTCAATGCCTGCCGCCTTTTTCAATAAGTCCGCAGCAGGCGGTGTTTTAAGCACAAAGCTAAAGGACCGGTCAGCATAAACGGTTATCTCCACCGGAATCACTAAACCGGCTTGCTTGGCAGTCTTTTCGTTGTACTCTTTCACAAAGGCCATAATATTTACTCCGTGTT is a window encoding:
- the rplL gene encoding 50S ribosomal protein L7/L12: MSKVNEILEAVKGLTVLELAELVKAFEEEFGVSAAAPVAAVAAAPVAGGAAAAAEDEQTEFDVVLTSAGDKKINVIKVVREITGLGLKEAKGLVDSAPKPVKEKVSKEEAEAIKAKLTEAGASVEIK
- the rplJ gene encoding 50S ribosomal protein L10; this encodes MPTRQQKEQMVAEVKGKMQNAQVVILSNYRGITVDKITALREKMRKAGCEMKVAKNTLTKIAANELGIDGLDPYLQGPTILTFGNEDPVAAAKILNDFSKEVKKGLEIKVGVLEGKVVSTEEIKALADLPSREVLLAKVLGGMQAPMYGFAGVLSANLRNLVYVLEAIRKQKEETAS
- the rplA gene encoding 50S ribosomal protein L1 translates to MPKHGKKYQDASKKIDRTKLYSAAEAIELVKETATAKFDETVEVAVRLGVDPRHADQQIRGAVVLPHGIGKSKTVLVFAKGEKAKEAEAAGADFVGAEDLIEKIQGGWLGFDVAVATPDMMGLVGRLGRVLGPRGLMPNPKTGTVTMEVERAVNEAKAGKINYRTDKIGIIHAPIGKVSFDVDKLEDNLKTLIDVLVKARPAAAKGTYLKSITLSSTMGPGVKVNPQRVLG
- the rplK gene encoding 50S ribosomal protein L11, with the translated sequence MAKKVAAVIKLQIPAGKATPAPPVGPALGQHGVNIMAFVKEYNEKTAKQAGLVIPVEITVYADRSFSFVLKTPPAADLLKKAAGIETASGEPNRVKVAKVPRSKVKEIAEIKMPDLNAADIEAAMRMVEGTARSMGIEIVEG